Proteins encoded together in one Kwoniella shandongensis chromosome 3, complete sequence window:
- a CDS encoding agmatinase: MHTSLPAALLTLAATSTTLVLALGSHSHSHSRAESKDGSRLDPWNEIYANTPDLSFSGVTTFAHLPTAKCLDEPEKAYDIALVGIPFDSAVSYRPGARFGPYALRAGSRRQRPERGYTSRLEINPYTSGLDVLDCGDVPVTPFDPATAIKQVNAAYRSLLHHPVKSEEKMKSLNMQKGLDGEYHPRIVALGGDHTIVLPILDAVHEVYGPVSVIHFDAHIDTWNPNRYLGSVSVQADLNHGTFFWHAYEHGFIKPNSSIHAGIRTRFSGPEDLDDDITAGFDLIHTFDIDDHGVDWISDKIKARIGNGPVVISLDVDVMDPSYVPATGTPESGGWTSRELRRILHSLVGLNIVAFDIVELAPAYDTNGEISAIAAADMVYDFLSILALGVDGQEKKFEQVEEGRSVDEL, from the exons ATGCACACCTCTCTCCCCGCCGCTCTTCTCACATTGGCTGCGACCAGCACCACCCTCGTGCTTGCCCTCGgctcgcactcgcactcgcactcacgCGCCGAGTCGAAGGACGGCAGTCGTCTCGACCCATGGAACGAGATCTACGCCAATACTCCTGATCTCAGCTTCAGCGGCGTGACGACGTTCGCTCATCTGCCTACTGCTAAGTGTCTCGACGAGCCTGAGAAGGCATATGATATTGCTCTCGTTGGTATCCCGTTCGATTCAGCGGTTTCTTATCGACCTG GTGCGAGGTTCGGACCTTATGCTTTGAGAGCTG GCtctcgacgacaacgacctGAGAGAGGTTACACCAGTCGATTGGAGATCAACCCCTACACCAGCGGACTTGACGTG CTCGACTGCGGCGATGTCCCCGTCACACCCTTCGACCCAGCTACCGCTATCAAGCAAGTGAATGCGGCGTATCGATCGTTGCTCCATCACCCTGTGAAatcagaggagaagatgaagtctTTGAACATGCAAAAGGGTTTGGATGGCGAGTACCATCCTCGTATCGTTGCTTTGGGTGGAGATCACACTATT GTCCTCCCCATCCTTGACGCTGTGCACGAAGTCTACGGCCCCGTCTCCGTCATCCACTTTGACGCCCATATCGACACCTGGAACCCTAACCGATACTTGGGCAGCGTCTCCGTCCAAGCCGATCTCAACCACGGTACATTCTTCTGGCACGCTTATGAGCATGGTTTCATCAAGCCCAACTCGTCCATTCATGCCGGTATCAGAACCCGTTTCTCG GGTCCCGAAGATTTGGACGACGACATTACAGCCGGTTTCGACCTCATCCACACTTTCGACATTGACGACCACGGTGTTGATTGGATCTCggacaagatcaaggcgaGGATCGGTAATGGACCCGTCGTGATTTCtctcgacgtcgacgtcaTGGACCCATCTTACGTGCCTGCTA CTGGTACACCCGAGTCTGGTG GTTGGACATCACGAGAACTTCGTCGTATCCTCCACTCTCTTGTCGGTCTCAACATCGTCGCATTTGACATCGTCGAGCTTGCCCCTGCATACGACACGAACG GTGAAATCTCGGCTATCGCGGCTGCTGATATGGTGTATGATTTCCTTTCGATCCTCGCGTTGGGCGTCGATGgtcaggagaagaagttcgAGCAGGTTGAGGAGGGTCGATCGGTCGATGAGTTgtag